One genomic segment of Flavobacteriaceae bacterium includes these proteins:
- a CDS encoding N-6 DNA methylase gives MISKDISNFLNELSDDLLIVNKLIVGAYLQFNKIKVNNNKLIISCIEGNDVKTINTFIKLIELKNGKFDFEDVIHLFETSIPSKDISVNGAVYTPNYIKDYIVQETPLKIEDSDLPTIKVSDIACGTGAFLYTVAQEIKGKTNRSYFDVFKQNIYGLDISDYTITRAKILLSLLAISNGEDEKEFEFNLLVGNALNFDWNNQINQFKGFDIVIGNPPYVRAKNLSEETKSLLSNWEVTKTGNPDLYIPFFEIGLKYLKPNGILGYITVSTFKRSVNARNLREYFKTNLFDLKILDFGSSQVFANKSTYTCIVFIEKRKSKEVKYQKTTAKDFLNKKIVDFTHINYNLLNTKKGWILNKPDVLENINKIENIGIPLGDKFPIRNGLATLSNDIFIFKPINEDENYFYHQNGKLHKIEKGICRDIIKPNRLKTESEIPTLKEQIIFPYYQMNAQANLFDYKPNKKIAFEEDYFKANFPNAYKYLEGNKAQLLNRDKGKNTKYKWFEFGRTQALNDFGKKLLFPYMAGQPYFVYTDQDDLLLYAGYAVYFDSKWERKLTI, from the coding sequence ATGATTAGTAAAGACATATCTAACTTTCTAAATGAACTTTCTGATGATTTATTAATTGTCAATAAGCTTATTGTTGGTGCATACCTTCAATTCAACAAAATAAAGGTAAATAACAATAAATTAATCATTTCTTGCATTGAAGGTAATGATGTAAAAACCATTAATACATTTATCAAACTAATAGAGTTAAAAAATGGGAAATTCGATTTTGAAGATGTTATTCACTTATTCGAAACGAGTATTCCTTCAAAAGATATTTCTGTAAATGGAGCTGTTTACACACCAAATTATATAAAAGATTACATAGTTCAAGAGACGCCATTAAAAATAGAAGATTCAGATTTACCAACTATTAAAGTGTCAGACATTGCTTGCGGAACGGGAGCTTTTTTATATACTGTAGCCCAAGAAATAAAGGGAAAAACTAACAGAAGTTACTTTGATGTTTTTAAACAAAATATTTATGGTCTTGACATCTCTGATTATACAATTACAAGAGCAAAAATTTTATTATCCCTTTTAGCAATCTCAAACGGAGAAGATGAAAAGGAATTTGAATTTAATTTGTTAGTTGGTAATGCCTTAAATTTCGATTGGAATAATCAAATAAATCAATTCAAAGGTTTCGATATAGTTATTGGCAATCCTCCTTATGTAAGAGCTAAAAATTTAAGCGAAGAAACTAAATCACTTTTATCAAATTGGGAAGTTACAAAAACTGGTAATCCTGATTTATATATTCCATTTTTTGAAATAGGTCTTAAATATCTAAAACCAAATGGAATTCTTGGGTATATAACCGTTAGCACTTTCAAGAGAAGTGTAAATGCTAGAAATCTTAGAGAATACTTTAAAACGAATCTATTTGATTTGAAAATTCTAGATTTTGGCAGTTCACAAGTATTTGCAAACAAGTCAACTTATACCTGTATTGTATTTATCGAAAAGCGAAAATCCAAAGAGGTTAAATATCAAAAAACAACAGCTAAGGATTTTTTGAATAAAAAAATTGTAGATTTTACTCATATCAATTACAATCTATTAAACACCAAAAAAGGTTGGATTTTAAATAAACCTGACGTTTTAGAAAATATTAATAAAATTGAAAATATTGGGATTCCATTAGGCGATAAATTCCCAATAAGAAATGGTTTAGCGACTTTAAGTAATGATATTTTCATATTTAAACCAATCAATGAAGATGAAAATTATTTCTATCATCAGAATGGAAAATTGCACAAAATAGAAAAAGGAATTTGTAGAGATATTATAAAACCAAACAGACTTAAAACTGAATCGGAAATTCCCACATTGAAAGAACAAATAATTTTCCCGTACTACCAAATGAATGCTCAAGCCAATCTTTTTGACTATAAACCAAATAAGAAAATTGCTTTTGAGGAAGACTACTTTAAGGCTAATTTCCCAAACGCATATAAATATTTAGAAGGAAACAAGGCTCAACTATTGAATAGAGATAAAGGAAAAAACACAAAATACAAATGGTTTGAGTTTGGAAGAACCCAAGCATTGAATGATTTTGGGAAAAAGTTGTTATTTCCTTATATGGCTGGACAGCCTTACTTTGTTTATACCGACCAAGATGACTTATTGCTTTATGCAGGTTATGCAGTTTACTTTGATTCAAAATGGGAACGGAAACTTACAATTTAG
- a CDS encoding IS1595 family transposase, translating to MIPSDFRDYFTNSSTATQQEIVSSLLSLSLQGSAVKDDKQDKAITCPHCTKKRIRANGKLKGVQRYFCNDCKKNFSETTGKFWYGIKKKDKLSKYLYCLLSGYSIRKSAKETGISIQTSFDWRHKLLTSFSSVSVEEFQGIVESDDLFFAYSEKGNRHLDRKPRQRGEKASKAGISNEKVAVIATCDRSGNKDFKVATRGRISKKDLDKVLKGKLNKVEVICSDSHRSYGAFAKANTLNHKKFNASKGQRTIDKVYHVQNVNNMDMRLRKFMESFNGVATKYLQNYLNWFLVLEKIKNSTSKMTVVTAIASNSVWYEYKQQLFNMLIRT from the coding sequence ATGATTCCATCAGATTTTAGAGATTATTTCACAAACAGTTCTACAGCTACTCAGCAAGAGATTGTGTCGTCTTTACTATCACTGTCTTTGCAAGGGAGTGCTGTTAAAGATGATAAACAGGATAAAGCTATTACCTGTCCACATTGTACAAAGAAACGTATTCGAGCCAATGGTAAACTCAAAGGTGTTCAGCGTTATTTTTGTAATGATTGTAAGAAGAACTTTAGTGAGACTACAGGCAAGTTTTGGTATGGTATAAAGAAGAAAGACAAATTAAGCAAGTATCTATACTGCCTATTGTCTGGCTATAGTATTAGGAAAAGTGCCAAAGAAACAGGGATATCCATTCAAACCTCTTTTGATTGGCGACACAAATTACTCACCTCATTTTCTAGTGTTTCAGTAGAAGAATTTCAAGGTATTGTTGAGAGTGACGATTTGTTCTTCGCTTATTCAGAAAAAGGAAATCGTCATTTAGATAGAAAACCAAGACAACGCGGTGAGAAAGCAAGCAAAGCGGGCATAAGCAATGAAAAAGTAGCCGTAATTGCTACTTGCGATAGATCTGGAAACAAAGACTTTAAAGTAGCAACCAGAGGTCGTATAAGTAAAAAGGACTTAGATAAAGTACTCAAAGGAAAGCTCAACAAAGTAGAGGTCATCTGTAGTGATAGTCATAGAAGTTATGGTGCTTTTGCAAAAGCAAATACACTTAATCATAAAAAGTTTAACGCCTCAAAAGGACAGCGAACTATAGATAAAGTGTACCACGTACAAAATGTTAATAATATGGATATGCGATTGAGAAAATTTATGGAGTCTTTCAATGGTGTTGCAACAAAGTACCTTCAAAATTACTTGAACTGGTTCTTGGTTCTTGAAAAAATTAAGAATTCCACTAGCAAAATGACCGTTGTTACTGCTATTGCTTCAAATAGCGTATGGTATGAATATAAACAACAACTATTTAATATGTTAATTAGAACTTAG
- a CDS encoding tyrosine-type recombinase/integrase encodes MASIKLSIQSKSDNAQIYLRLSIRRGFYLKRKIGLSINSKDWSSATGLPKQNNPTNKNLTTKLKDLSNNILQNLNDVNSKGEEIDGDWLSYRIDLYFNRVQEIGKQSDYLLDSLQKIIDTAPTRKNGKGGIGLSKSRVNGFNGLKSTLETYQKAKKVKLKVKDINLKFVNDFTEFMQGLKYANGNTQKKISDIKTVCLDAQVNGVETSPQLLKVTGIKTQNDYIIYLTETELEQIEQTEFKREALINAKKWLLLGSLVGQRGNDLLDLDNSNITHKRGLKLIELTQKKGNKKVFIPFSTKMEILLNDDFPYKISIQKFNKHLKDVCKIAEINTITKGYKHDNKIKRKVLGEYEKWELITSHDLRRTFATNNYGEMPTPLIMSITGHATEKTFLNYIGKTSIDHAQQIADYYIKQAEKSQKKFKPTILKNKKVS; translated from the coding sequence ATGGCATCAATTAAATTATCTATTCAAAGTAAATCTGATAATGCACAAATTTATTTAAGGCTCTCAATCCGAAGAGGTTTTTATCTAAAACGAAAAATAGGCTTATCAATTAACTCAAAAGATTGGAGTTCTGCAACTGGACTACCAAAGCAAAACAATCCTACAAACAAAAACCTTACTACAAAACTAAAAGACCTATCAAATAACATACTTCAAAACCTCAACGATGTAAATAGCAAAGGCGAAGAAATTGATGGCGACTGGTTAAGTTATCGTATTGACTTATATTTTAACCGAGTTCAAGAAATCGGAAAACAAAGTGATTATTTGTTAGATAGTTTACAAAAAATCATAGACACTGCACCAACTCGAAAAAATGGAAAAGGCGGTATTGGACTATCTAAAAGCCGTGTCAATGGATTTAATGGACTGAAAAGCACTTTAGAAACGTATCAAAAAGCAAAAAAGGTTAAACTAAAAGTAAAGGACATTAATTTAAAATTCGTGAATGATTTTACGGAATTTATGCAAGGTCTTAAATACGCAAACGGCAATACCCAAAAGAAAATTTCAGATATTAAAACCGTTTGTTTAGATGCTCAAGTAAATGGTGTTGAAACCAGTCCGCAATTACTAAAGGTTACAGGAATAAAAACCCAAAACGATTACATCATTTATTTAACGGAAACTGAACTTGAACAAATAGAACAAACCGAATTTAAACGTGAAGCATTGATTAATGCTAAAAAATGGTTGTTATTAGGTTCGTTGGTAGGTCAAAGAGGTAATGATTTGCTCGACCTTGACAACAGCAACATAACGCACAAAAGAGGTTTAAAACTCATAGAGTTAACCCAAAAGAAAGGAAACAAAAAGGTTTTTATTCCATTTTCGACAAAAATGGAAATCCTTTTAAATGACGACTTTCCCTATAAAATAAGTATTCAAAAATTCAACAAGCACTTAAAAGATGTTTGCAAAATTGCTGAAATAAACACTATTACTAAAGGTTACAAACACGATAATAAAATTAAACGCAAGGTTTTAGGCGAATATGAAAAGTGGGAATTAATAACATCACACGATTTAAGACGAACATTTGCTACTAATAATTATGGCGAAATGCCAACGCCATTAATTATGAGCATCACAGGACACGCAACCGAAAAAACCTTTTTAAACTACATCGGTAAAACAAGTATAGACCACGCTCAACAGATAGCAGACTACTATATTAAACAAGCCGAAAAATCACAAAAGAAGTTTAAACCAACCATATTAAAAAACAAGAAAGTATCATAA
- a CDS encoding helix-turn-helix domain-containing protein, protein MKSVQLIELTPEQLQTAIIDGVKVHLNELKKSFQPKTPTEYLTRSEVADLLKINLSTVYNWTKNGILTSYGIGGTRIYYKRKEVEEAIVKLNQ, encoded by the coding sequence ATGAAATCTGTACAACTTATTGAACTAACACCAGAGCAATTACAAACTGCAATAATTGACGGTGTAAAAGTTCATTTAAACGAACTTAAAAAATCATTTCAACCCAAAACACCAACAGAATATTTAACACGTTCAGAGGTTGCGGATTTACTAAAAATAAACCTTTCAACAGTTTACAACTGGACTAAAAACGGAATACTTACAAGTTACGGTATTGGTGGCACAAGAATTTACTACAAGCGTAAAGAGGTAGAAGAAGCAATTGTTAAACTAAATCAGTAA